In one Balaenoptera musculus isolate JJ_BM4_2016_0621 chromosome 2, mBalMus1.pri.v3, whole genome shotgun sequence genomic region, the following are encoded:
- the RNASE12 gene encoding probable inactive ribonuclease-like protein 12: MVLMVILFLLLLFWENELNGEVMAATLDQLHVDYPQSDVPVRYCNHMVIQRLIKEPNTTCKKEHVFVHERPRNISSVCNSLRKVACQNHSTILCFQSETKFKMTVCKLIEGTRYPACSYHISRTEGFIVVTCDDMGPVNIQRYDE, encoded by the coding sequence ATGGTACTAATGGTGATACTTTTCCTGCTGCTTCTATTCTGGGAAAATGAGCTGAATGGGGAAGTAATGGCGGCAACCTTAGACCAGCTGCATGTGGACTACCCTCAGAGTGACGTTCCTGTAAGGTACTGCAACCACATGGTCATACAAAGACTCATCAAGGAACCCAACACCACCTGCAAAAAGGAGCATGTCTTCGTCCATGAGAGGCCTCGAAATATCAGCAGTGTTTGCAATTCTCTCAGGAAGGTGGCTTGCCAAAACCATTCCACCATTCTCTGCTTCCAGAGTGAGACCAAGTTCAAAATGACAGTCTGCAAGCTCATTGAAGGCACCAGATATCCTGCCTGCAGCTACCACATTTCCCGCACAGAGGGGTTTATTGTCGTCACTTGTGATGACATGGGGCCAGTTAATATCCAGAGATACGATGAATAA